The proteins below are encoded in one region of Candidatus Spechtbacteria bacterium:
- a CDS encoding type II secretion system protein yields MINQFKKINSSKKGFTLIELLVVISIIGILAGVVLVSLNGARRSARDTKRVSDMKSTQLALELYYATNNKYPIAAADATCENFLTNLQGLIGQTFDDPSSGSSYQYAVDAIANPQSYTIKAVLEDTANAVLSSSNDKDGTANGCTCDDPAYCLQP; encoded by the coding sequence ATGATAAATCAATTTAAAAAAATAAATTCAAGTAAAAAGGGTTTCACCCTCATAGAATTGCTTGTTGTTATCTCCATAATTGGTATTTTGGCAGGAGTTGTGCTTGTTTCTTTGAACGGCGCGAGGCGAAGCGCTCGTGATACTAAGCGCGTGTCTGATATGAAATCTACACAACTTGCCTTGGAGCTATATTACGCAACAAACAACAAATATCCTATAGCGGCAGCGGATGCAACCTGCGAAAACTTTTTAACAAATTTGCAGGGCTTAATTGGTCAGACATTTGATGACCCAAGCTCGGGTTCTAGCTATCAGTATGCGGTAGACGCAATAGCGAATCCGCAAAGTTATACAATCAAAGCAGTTTTAGAGGATACGGCCAATGCTGTCCTGTCTAGTTCCAATGACAAAGACGGCACGGCGAATGGTTGTACTTGCGATGATCCTGCGTACTGCTTGCAACCGTAA